In Methanolacinia paynteri, the DNA window CCGCACCTTTTTTATCCTTAGAACCAATTCTCCTTGAGATTAAGGATGTTACTCCTGCACCGATTCCGTTTCCAAACCCTACGACAATCATAAAGACGGGAGTGACGAAACCGATTGCGGCAAGAGCATCGGAACTGATGCCTGCAACCCATATCGCATCTACGATATTGTACATCGTAAGGAGAAACATCGCTACAAAGATAGGCCAGGCCATTGATCTTATGGCGGCTTTCGGTTCGCCTACCAAAAGTGAGACACCCCTCGTTATCTCTTCCTCCCTGGGATCGGCACTGTTTACAGTGTTTTCGTCCTGCATCATGAACGATCCCCGTATCCCGGAACCTCCATTGCCGAAAGAAGGCTCCTTTCGCAGATTGTCCTCAGCAGGGAGTTGAATTTATCAAGATCTTCCGGTGAAAAGCCCTTGCAGACATCTTTATCCCATTTATTCGCGATTTCTTTAATATAAGGTAGGATTTTTTTCCCTTTTTCAGTGAGGCTCAGCTTGTGCGCCCTGCGGTTATCCGGGTCCTGCGTTCTGCATATGTATCCGGAATCCTCGAGTTTGCGGACTGCACGGGCAACTGTTCCTTTGTCGAGATAGAACAACTCCGCGATCCTGTCCTGTGTGATATTATCCTCCTTTGAAAGAGTGATCAGGGCAAAGACCTGCCCCTGGGAAAGCCCTGTAGTATTCATTGAATTATTGAGATAGATATTCCGTGACCGGTATATTATTGAGAAAAGACCGCCGAGCGGAATATCTTTATTCAGAATGTCCTGCATGAAGGTACAGGTTTGATCAGAACATGGTATCAATGTTGCTTATGCAACAGTTGCATACGCAATAAAATCCCGTTTAACTTCGTTCATCCGGAAGATTTCCGCCATAAGGCGCAGTCATGACGATCCGATCTTCACCTTTCCCGAAATAATCTTTGATATAATCGGACCTTGCAAAACCAAGTTTTTCATAAAGCCTGACAGCTCCTTCGTTCGACGGCGACACTGTCAGTGACACTGAGACTACCCTGAATTGCGAAAAACGCTTTCCAAGTTCATCCATAAGCAACCGTCCCGCCCCGCATCTCCTGAAACCAGAAGCGACAAATATCCTCATCACCAGACCGGATTTCGGTTCGCCTGCACTTATGCCTCCGAGCGTATACCCGATAATGTCACCGTCTTTATTGAGAGCAATAATAAACAATTGAGGAAAAAGAACCGCCATCTGGCGTATAAAAACGGCATGCGAGTATGGATCGCCGCCTCTTGACGATTCCATCTCAAGTATGGTATTAAAATCGCTCCCCCTGTATTCCCTTACAAAAAAATCATCACGGCCCATGAGATTACTACCAGATATGCCGGACTATCAGAAAAGATGTTTGATATCCGTGGATCTGGATTGAGGATAATTGTTCTTTCCGCAAGCTCGTCTCTTATTACTTATTACGGAAAATCCCGCCGATTCCTCCCCCTATCATGCCAAAAATTCCGAAAAGAAGAGTTGCAAAGATCATTATCACAAGATCGATAATAGCACCTACGAAAGCTCCGATAATTCCAAAGAGAGCAGCCCCTGTAATAAGTATTATCACTGAAACCAGCAGGGCGCCGAAGACTCCCGAGATAAAGCCGACCTTTGCACCTTCACCGACACCTTCGCCAAGGACAATTCCCGCGATGAAACCACCGCAAAGAGGACCGATTAAAGATGCATATAACGGATAAGAGTCTTTGAGGAGCCAAGTGATTACAACCATCGAGATAAAACCTAAAATAGCAGCAATCCAAAATCCCATTGTAATATACTAATTTCAATATAGAATAAAAAGGTTTTTGGTATGAATATATTAATGAAACAAATAAACAATCTCCTCCCAATAATTCGAAAATAATTTATGCTACAAAAAGAATTGAGAATAAAAGGAGGATAAAATTATGGTAGATGAATCCGGATTTCTTGGAAATCCGATAAACTTCACACCTGAATGGTGGACCTTTGTTCTGATGGGTATCTGTGCCCTGATTCTGGGAGCACTTGGATTTGCGATGCCTCTCTGGTTTGCAGAATTTTTCGGACTGTTTATAGCATTCCTTGTAATAATTTACAGCATTATTACGCTCATCCAGGGAATTAAAAGCAAGGAAGGAGCCGGAGCTTCAATAGCACTGATAATTCTCGGAATTATCGGAATCATAATAGGGATTCTGATTGTAACAAGTGCTCTTGCAGCATTCCTGCTGACTACATACCTCATTGCATTCTGGATGTTAATGATCGCCTTTTCGGACATCTGGATGGCATTTACAGGCAGTGCCGGAACCGGATACAAGATTCTTCTTGTAATTGCCGGAATATTCGCACTCATTATTGGGTTCTACCTGTTGATGTTCCCGATTCTCGGAACAGGCATCATGATCCAGGTTATTTCAATATTCGCCATGGTTTGGGGAATATTCATGATCATTACAGGTATGGCTGGCAAAGGTGTTTCTGCTGCTGCGGCGGCTGAAGCAAGCTGAATGCATTGAAGAGAAAAACAAAATCGCTTCAATGCGATTAACCTTTTTTTATTATTTCCAGATCAGTAACTGAAGATGAAATTCCTTTACGGCCCTGACGAAAGACCCCCTTTCTCCGTTTCTTTACCGGCAGGGATACAATGGGCGGTTATCTCGGTTGCATATATCCTCAGCTTTGCGATGCTAATTGAAAATATCCAGGGCGGAAACGGTGCGGTTACGGTTGCATTCATCCAAAAAGTCCTGCTGATAACTGCGGCGGCACTGGTACTCCAGATATTCGCAGGACACAGGCTTCCGCTTGTCTTCGGACCGTCGGCAGCCCTGCTTATAGGAATTTCTTCATCCACCGGTTTTACAGAGGGAGTTATTTACGGTTCGATGGCTGTTGCAGCCGCCGCAGGAGTCCTGATCGCCTCAACAGGGCTGCTGGCTTACATCAGCAGGCTCTTTACGTACAGGGTGATCACCGTTGTCCTCTTATTGATCTCGTTCACGCTGATTCCGGTAATTACTCCGATGTTCATCTCTTCAGAAGGAAGTTCAGGAAGCTTGTACACCCTAATATTCGGACTTGCGGTATTGGCCGGGATGTACCTTGCGCAGAGATTCGGCGGAAGGATCATCAGGGCAACGCTCTTTCTCTGGGTGCTGATACCGGGAACTCTCATATACAGCCTGATCTTTGCATATAATCCCGCAGAGATTCCGCACTTCGGGCTTATGGGGATTTCCAACAGGATTCACTGTCGAACCCGGTGTCCTGATCTCATTTTTGATCTGCTACCTTGCCGTAATTGTAAACGATATAGGTTCGATACGTTCGATTGCCGAGGTGATCGAAGAAAGATCGATGCGGGGAAGATACAAAC includes these proteins:
- a CDS encoding HdeD family acid-resistance protein: MVDESGFLGNPINFTPEWWTFVLMGICALILGALGFAMPLWFAEFFGLFIAFLVIIYSIITLIQGIKSKEGAGASIALIILGIIGIIIGILIVTSALAAFLLTTYLIAFWMLMIAFSDIWMAFTGSAGTGYKILLVIAGIFALIIGFYLLMFPILGTGIMIQVISIFAMVWGIFMIITGMAGKGVSAAAAAEAS
- a CDS encoding DUF5518 domain-containing protein, producing MGFWIAAILGFISMVVITWLLKDSYPLYASLIGPLCGGFIAGIVLGEGVGEGAKVGFISGVFGALLVSVIILITGAALFGIIGAFVGAIIDLVIMIFATLLFGIFGMIGGGIGGIFRNK
- a CDS encoding MarR family winged helix-turn-helix transcriptional regulator, which produces MQDILNKDIPLGGLFSIIYRSRNIYLNNSMNTTGLSQGQVFALITLSKEDNITQDRIAELFYLDKGTVARAVRKLEDSGYICRTQDPDNRRAHKLSLTEKGKKILPYIKEIANKWDKDVCKGFSPEDLDKFNSLLRTICERSLLSAMEVPGYGDRS
- a CDS encoding GNAT family N-acetyltransferase, with product MESSRGGDPYSHAVFIRQMAVLFPQLFIIALNKDGDIIGYTLGGISAGEPKSGLVMRIFVASGFRRCGAGRLLMDELGKRFSQFRVVSVSLTVSPSNEGAVRLYEKLGFARSDYIKDYFGKGEDRIVMTAPYGGNLPDERS